The following DNA comes from candidate division KSB1 bacterium.
GATACTCTTCAGGGTCCTGCCGACGCAGTTCATCCAATTCCTGCAGATCGCCGGACGGAACGTAATCGAGCAGATCGTGCGCAGGCGTCTGGTCGGTTACCACATCCGGCGTAATATTGCGGCGCACCAGTTCGGGGTAAATGTCCGCCGCATTGGCGGCCAAGCCGACGGAGAGCGGCCGCCGTTCTTTGACGGCCTGATCGACCCAGCGAAGGGCTTCTTCCAAGCTATAGGTCATCCGATCGCAGTAGCCTTCGCGAACCTTACGCTCGATGCGCTCCGGCCGCACCTCAACGTCGAGGATGACGCCGTCGTTCATGGTCACCGCCTGCGGTTGGGCGCCGCTCATGCCGCCCATGCCGGCGGTCAGCACCCATTTTCCGGCAAGCGTGCCGGAAAAATGTTGCTCAGCCAAAGCGCCGAGCGTCTGAAAGGTCCCCTGCAGAATCCCTTGCGTGCCGATATAGATCCACGATCCGGCGGTCATTTGGCCGTACATGATCAGTCCCAGCTCGTCATAGTGCTGAAAGTTTTCGGCCGTGCACCAAGCCGGCACAATGTTGCTGTTGGCGATCAGAACGCGCGGACTGTAGGGATGGGTTTGTACGATCCCCACAGCTTTCCCCGACTGAACCAATAGGGTCTCATCGGGTTCCAAGGCTTTGAGGGCGGCGACAATGCGGTTAAATTCGCGCCAATTGCGGGCGGCGCGGCCGCTGCCGCCGTAAACGATCAACTGATCGGGGTCGAGCGCAACTTCGGGATCGAGGTTGTTTTCCAGCATGCGCAAAGCCGCTTCGGCTTCCCAAGTTTTGGCGCGCAGAACGGTTCCGCGCTGCGCGCGAATCGGCGCCGTCGGCTTTTCCTCCATGTACATTGGTCGCGGGCACATAATCAGTCCTTATGCAGACCTCAAGAGACCGCTATTTGCCAAAATCGTACTCATGAGAGCTCGCCGGGAAGGAAAACATTTCATGAGCACATTGTTCAGCAACTGAACGGTTTACAGCACAAACTGGATTTCTTCCTGCGGCGTGCGACAATCCATGTCCAGGCCACGGTCGCGATGATCGATGATTTCGGCAATCGTGCCGACCGTGCGGCCGAGCAGAAAGAGCAGGAACACCACCTTTTGCGCCTGCGCGCGCGTCATGCGGCCTTCCTGGAGATCCCTCCACATCAGCTTCAGAGCAATGACGGCCAGAACCGCATCGACGTTGACGCAGAAAATATTGGGTGTCACGCCCTCGTCATGCAGTTCGACCACGAGATGATGATAAAATTCATGAAAAGCGTTATAGATGCCTTTGCCTTCCAATTCCTTGCGAATAAAATCTTCACGCGGATCGATATTGACGGCATTTCCCTTAAAAACCGGATGGTTAATACAGGGAATACGTTTGATGTCAAGATCGCCTTTGTCGCGCATGGACTGTTTATAGGCGGCATATGATTTGGCGGCGCGGTTGGCGAGCTCCTTCAGATTGAGCTTTTCATCCTTTTTGCCGGGATCCTGGAGCGGCACGCCCTGAAACTGTTCCAGCAGATATTCGACCGCTTCATAACCGTTGCCGCCGTGAGCGTAACCGGTATTGGTCAAAAAGCCGGCAAAGGCGGTCGGGATGTCGTTGCGGGCGCTGACCGACTCTTTGGCGCCTTTGGCGGAAAGCGTGCCGGGACCGTTGGTGGCCGTCAATCCCAATAGATAGCGGAATTCGGTCAGTTCTTCATCGTCCGGTTTTCGATTAAAGAGAATCTGGAAAAGGTTGCTGCTGAAGGAGGAGCCCAGATAGGGAGTGGTGCCGCTGACCAGCTTTTGCCAATATTTGTTTTCTTTTCGGTCGACGACCGAAAACGCCGCCGTTTGTGCGGCCAGATAGATGTAAAAAACGGCATCTTCAGCCGTCTGCCGGCTGATGCGTTTTTCCAGCATCTGATTCCAAAACATGCTGACGATCAGAGCGGCGAGGAGGAATTCGGTTTTGTTTCGAATTCCCTTGCCGCGTTCCTGCGCCATCTTGATGACATGATCGCAGAGCAGCACCGGCGGCCGACTGTTGACCGTGTGATGGATTTCCTTATAAAGAAGGTCGTCGTAATCGTGAACCGGAACGTTCTCGTCGGTCAGCAGCAGGTTGTTGATTTTTTCTTCCAGGGCGAGCCGCACCTGCTCGTCGTTTTCGAATTCCGGATACTCGCGCAACAGATCGATGATCAGCCGGCTGTCCGAACGGATCTGTTCGAGAAACGGCTGTTTGCCGATGAGGGCCGCCCGCGCCGCCAGCAGCGCATTCGGCGAACATCCGGAGGCGTCGGCCCATTCGAGAAGATCCAAAAGCGGCTTGTCGGTTTTCAAAAACATGTTCAACAGCATATTCATTCGGCGCAGGTCGCGGCGGCCGGGCATTACTTTGGCAAGCGCAAAGAAAAGATTCTCTTCAAAGGAAGTCGTGGACAGCTCGAGGACGCTTTTGCCGTGCAGCTCGGCCACCTGCGTTGCCGGGTCCATGCGGCTGGCGCCGGACTTGTTGCGCATATTCTGGCGAATATAGGACGCGCCGACCTGTTTGTTGATCTCTTTGATCTGCTCGTCGTAGGGCGGCATGGCCTGCACCACCGGCAGATGCAGCTCTTTCGGCAGCTTGATGATGTTGTCGCTGATCCATAGTTTGAGGGATAAATCGCCGGTCGGCGGAAAGTCGGGTTCTTCGTCGATCTTTTCGAACACCGCCCGCATGGCGTCGGGGAAATGCTGGATGGAGGTGACACGGACGCCGCGCTTGCTGACCAGCGGATTTTTCGGGTCAAAAGGCGGCACTTCAAAGTACTCGTCGAACCAACGCTCTTTGGACTCGGCATCGTCGCCGCTGCCCGCCAGCGCTCCGGCGTGGCCGCAGGCGCGGGTGATGTTCTTTTTCCATCGCCCGGTCACGCAGACGACGATCGGTTTGTTGAATCCGAAACGACGTTCCTTGATCCAATCCAGCGCCTGCTTTTCGTAATAGCCGCCGGGCTCGACGTACAGCGCCACCGCTTTGGTGCGCGGATCGTTCTGTGCCGCATAAAGAAATTCGGCCAGTGCAAAGTGAATGTAAACATCTTTTCCCGAGCTCACCGCCGTGGAGATGCCGAATCCGGCCAGCTTGAGGTATTGCGCGATGGTAGTGGTAAAGTTGCCCGAGTTGCTGTGAATGGCGATCGAGCCCTTCTGCAGCGTTTCTTCCGGGTTGTCGCCGCCGAGCGCCCCGCCGACCCGCACATGGTCCCATACGTTGGCGATGCCCAGACAATTGGCGCCGATGACGTCCACGCCGGCATTTTGACAAGTCCACCGCACGTTGCGCGAGTCACGTACCGACACCTTCTCGGTGACGATGACTATGCGCTTGAGATCCGGATTGAAACGCACAAATTCCCACACCGCCTGCGCCACAGCCGGCGGCGGCAGGTAGATGACGCCGATGTCGAACCAAATGCCTTTGTTCATGACGTCGCGCACGCTGCGATAAACGGGAATGTCGCCGATTTTGGTTTCCAGCACCCCCTCACGTCCGTACTGCACGCCGGCGACGACGTTCCCGCCGCTGTACTCGTGCGAAATCGGCGTCACTTTACGGCTTTCGTTCCCCAAGATGTTCACCACGCAGACGCGGGAATCCTTGGTCACCAGCTCTTCGAGCGAATGAATGCCGACGTAATAGGGAAACGGTTTTGTGATCAACTGTCTCATGGCTGCGCCCGATTTTCGTTTATTCAAGATTTTATCCCGAGTTTTTCATTATGATTTGGCAAACTTGGCTTCATATTCCGCGCGACCGACGCTGCCCCACCAGTCGTCGATCTGCTTGGCGTATTCCAACACGCCGATCATCGACGAATCGTAGCCGAACATTTTGTAAGGAAGCTTCAATCGGTCAAGGATGTCCTTGCCGTAGAACATGCCGCGGATGAGGTTGGGCCCGCCGCGGCCGATGACGGTGTAGATCGGCCGCTTGCCGTGCAAAGCAATGTGATCGCGCAGAGCGTCGAAAATGCCTTTGAAGGTGACATAGATATCGGTGTTATTGGCTTTGCCGCCGATGATCAGCAGGACGTTGGCCTGGTCATACCAATATTTGAAGATGATTCGGCTGATGCCGTACATTTTGTCATATGGAGGATTACCGCCGAAATCGGATGAAAAGATGGCCTTGGTGCCGAGTGTTTCGGTGGCCGCCGAGTTGGCGCCGCCGCCGAACATAAAGGGAATGATCGTGCCGTTCGGATTGAGCTCCAAAACGTCGCTCTGGCCCTGATAAGTCCGCAAGCGGTTGATTTCGGCCTCGAAGGGCGTGACGTCGGTCTGAAAGATCAGCGGCGAAAGTCCGGTGCGGCGCCAGGCCGGATTGTCTTGGTCGAACGCCGCCTTGAGGTCACAGGCCACCGGTGTCAGCTTGTTGCCTTCCTTTTTCATGCGGATGGGGTTGATTTCCAAATTGACGAACCCGTAATTGTCATAGAGCTGCCACAATAGCGGCAGGGTCTGCACCAACGGCGAGATGTACTTTTCCGGACAACCGATGTCGCCGAGCGCGTTGGTGATGTCGAATGACTTGATGCCGATGAAAGGATCGATCCAGATCACCTTCTTTTTTTCCGGCGGCACGCTTTCCACATCGACGCCGCCTTGGGTAGAGATGGTAAACACCGGCTTGCGCTCCCAAGTGGAAACCGAAATGCCGAAGTAAAGCTCCATGTCCGATTCGATGTACTCTTCGAACGTTACGCCGTTGGCGACATAGGTTTTGCCGTCCACGGTATGACGGGCAAAATAGAGCTCGCGCTTGGCTTCCATGGCGTCGAGAAGATTGTCGACAATGCGCACCAGGCCGGCCTTGCCCTTTTTGCCGATGCCGCCGTAAAAGACCGGCTTGACGACGATCTTGCCGTACTGATCGAGCATCTGCTGAATTTCGTCGCGCGTTGCGGCGTCGGTAAGCGTTTTTGCCACCGGAAATTCGACAAGGTTGAGCAGTTGGCTGCCGTATTTGAGTCCTGTCAGCTGCATGGCGTTTTTCCTATTGAATTATTCTCAGACCCTTAAAAAAACAAAAGGCACCCCCTTTTTGGGCGTGCCTTTATATTCTTTAAACTGTATTTTGTGATAGCCGCATGGCGGATAACCTAATTTGGGCGCGTGAAATTTAACAGTTTTGCGGCGAAAAGCAAGTTGTTTATTTTGCCTCTTTCTCCCGATGAGTTTGGAACCTCAACCGGCTTCTTTCCAATTGAATCTGATCGATCGGCTTTCTATATTTATTTCAAAACCAGGAGCTCGATGACTATGAATGTACGCCTTGTCTTCTTGATGATTTGGGTTGTTGCCGTCCTCGGCTGGGCTGCCGAGCCGTTTTCTCCTCAGGATGTGCTCGATCTTGTTTACCCTGTCGAAGCTGTTTTGAGTCCCGACGGCCGACATGTCGCTTACACGACGGCCGTCAGTCGCAAGCCCGACGAACCTGCCGGTTCCGCTTATCGCGAACTGCATCTTGTCTCCTTGCAGACCGGACAAGCAAAGCCGTTCATTACCGGAAAAGTCAATGTCTCTGCCGTGCAGTGGAGTCCGGACGGCCGCCTGATTTCGTTTCTCGACAAGCGCGGCGAAAAGTATACCCAAGTTTGGGCCATTCCGGTCGACGGCGGCGAAGCGCGGCAGTTGACCTTTGCCGACGCGAACGTGCGCGCCTACCGTTGGCGCCCCAACAGCCGTGAGATTGCCTATGTCGCCGAAACACCGGAAAGCAAAAAAGAGAAACAACTGAAAGAAAAGGGCTATGATTTTATTTTCTTCGAAGAAAACCTCAAGGATCGCAACCTTTATTTAATAACCGCAGGCGAAAAAAGCGAACCCCGCCAATTGACGACGGGAATGAGCGTGTGGGATTTAGAATTCAGTCCCGACGGCGCAGTGATTGCCGCGGCTGCTTCACCGCGCAATCTGGTCGACGACAGCTACATGTTCAAGCGCATTTATCTCATCGACGCGCGCACGGCTGAAAGCCGCCTGCTATACGATCCGCAGCGCAAGCTGGGTAATCTGTCGTTTTCTCCCGACGGCAAAAAGCTTGCCTTCAGCGCGGCTTTGTCGCAGTCTGATCATGCCGTCAGCCAGGCATTTGTCATCGACACGGCGGGGGGCGGTCCGGTCAATCTGACGCCGAAAAACTTTCGCGGCCATGTGGAACAGGTGTTTTGGCAGGACGACAAGACGGTGCTCTTTACCGCAGCCGAAGGGGTGTGGACGACTTTGAGCGCCGTTGCCGCGGCGGGAGGCCCCAGACGCATCGTCTATGACGCACAAAAAACAGGAGTCGTCTTTACCGATATTTCGGTTGGACGCAATAAAGCGGCGCTCCTCGGCTCCACGCCGACCTGCGCGGGTGACGTTTTTTTGTTCGACTATAAAAAAGGTCTCAAGCAGATGACCGATCTGAATCCCTGGCTGAAAGAACGACAGTTGGGCGAGCAGATCGTCGTTCGTTATCCGGCGCGCGACGGCGTCGAAATCGAGGGACTGCTGCTCTACCCCGTTGGTTACCGCAGCGGGGAACGTTATCCCTTGGTCGTGGTGGTGCACGGCGGTCCGGAAGCCAATTTCATCAACGGTTTCACCCAACTGACGCGTTACTTTATTGCCGGACAGGTTCTGGCCGGCCGAGGGTATTTCGTTTTTTATCCAAACTATCGCGCCAGTACCGGTTACGGAGTCGAGTTTGCCGCCGCGGGCTACGGAAATGCCGCAGGAGTCGAGTTTGACGACATTGCCGACGGCATCGATTGGCTGGCCGCACAGGGTCTTGTGGATCCGGAGCGCGTGGGATTGGGGGGCGGCTCTTACGGCGGATATGCGGCGGCCTGGTTTGCAAGCTATTATACCGCCAAAGTGCGTGCCGTCTGCATGTTCGTCGGCATCAGCGATCTGATCAGCAAACGACTCACGACCGACATTCCTTACGAAGAGCTCTATGTTCATTCCGGCAGGCCGCTTGAAGAGATGTGGCAGTTCAGTCTGCAGCGCAGTCCGATCTATTATGCTCATCAAAGCCGAACCGCGGTGCTGATCGTCGGCGGGGCCGAGGATACGCGGGTGCATCCCTCTCAGAGCCTCGAGTTCTATCGCGCGCTCAAGATGAACGGACACCCGGCCGTGCGCTGGGTGTTATATCCCAATGAAGGCCACGGCAACAGCCGTCAGCCTGGCCGCATCGATCTGCTGCATCGCCATCTGCAATGGTTCGATTGGTATGTCAAGGACAAAAAGCCGCTCGACGGACCATTGCCGCCTCTGGACATCAGCGAATGTTACGGCCTGGAGCTGAACGAGTGATCAACAAACAATAAAGCACGAATACGGTTTTGAGTCGGATAAATAAAATAGTCGTAGAAGTAAAGAAGTGAGGTAAAGATGAGAATCAAGGCAGTCACAATGGTCGTCTTGCTTGCCGCCGTCGCGCTGCAGGCTCAATTTCCTCGAGGCGTTGCCCGCGACACGAAAGGGTGGATTCCATTCCCCTTGACTTCGTTCAATGACGTCAAAGGCACCGCCTTGGACATGTCGTGGCTGTTGGAAGCTCCTGCCGGTCAGCACGGTTTCCTTCAGGTTCGCGGCGATAAATTCTATTTTGACGACGGCACGGAGGCGCGTTTCTGGGGCGGCAATATTTTCGGCGAGGCCAATTTCGGCGATCCCAAAGAGGCGGAATTTTTGGCTGACGTTATTGCCCGCTCAGGCGCCAATATCATCC
Coding sequences within:
- a CDS encoding urocanate hydratase (catalyzes the formation of 4-imidazolone-5-propanoate from urocanate during histidine metabolism): MCPRPMYMEEKPTAPIRAQRGTVLRAKTWEAEAALRMLENNLDPEVALDPDQLIVYGGSGRAARNWREFNRIVAALKALEPDETLLVQSGKAVGIVQTHPYSPRVLIANSNIVPAWCTAENFQHYDELGLIMYGQMTAGSWIYIGTQGILQGTFQTLGALAEQHFSGTLAGKWVLTAGMGGMSGAQPQAVTMNDGVILDVEVRPERIERKVREGYCDRMTYSLEEALRWVDQAVKERRPLSVGLAANAADIYPELVRRNITPDVVTDQTPAHDLLDYVPSGDLQELDELRRQDPEEY
- a CDS encoding CoA-binding protein encodes the protein MRQLITKPFPYYVGIHSLEELVTKDSRVCVVNILGNESRKVTPISHEYSGGNVVAGVQYGREGVLETKIGDIPVYRSVRDVMNKGIWFDIGVIYLPPPAVAQAVWEFVRFNPDLKRIVIVTEKVSVRDSRNVRWTCQNAGVDVIGANCLGIANVWDHVRVGGALGGDNPEETLQKGSIAIHSNSGNFTTTIAQYLKLAGFGISTAVSSGKDVYIHFALAEFLYAAQNDPRTKAVALYVEPGGYYEKQALDWIKERRFGFNKPIVVCVTGRWKKNITRACGHAGALAGSGDDAESKERWFDEYFEVPPFDPKNPLVSKRGVRVTSIQHFPDAMRAVFEKIDEEPDFPPTGDLSLKLWISDNIIKLPKELHLPVVQAMPPYDEQIKEINKQVGASYIRQNMRNKSGASRMDPATQVAELHGKSVLELSTTSFEENLFFALAKVMPGRRDLRRMNMLLNMFLKTDKPLLDLLEWADASGCSPNALLAARAALIGKQPFLEQIRSDSRLIIDLLREYPEFENDEQVRLALEEKINNLLLTDENVPVHDYDDLLYKEIHHTVNSRPPVLLCDHVIKMAQERGKGIRNKTEFLLAALIVSMFWNQMLEKRISRQTAEDAVFYIYLAAQTAAFSVVDRKENKYWQKLVSGTTPYLGSSFSSNLFQILFNRKPDDEELTEFRYLLGLTATNGPGTLSAKGAKESVSARNDIPTAFAGFLTNTGYAHGGNGYEAVEYLLEQFQGVPLQDPGKKDEKLNLKELANRAAKSYAAYKQSMRDKGDLDIKRIPCINHPVFKGNAVNIDPREDFIRKELEGKGIYNAFHEFYHHLVVELHDEGVTPNIFCVNVDAVLAVIALKLMWRDLQEGRMTRAQAQKVVFLLFLLGRTVGTIAEIIDHRDRGLDMDCRTPQEEIQFVL
- a CDS encoding carboxylate--amine ligase, coding for MQLTGLKYGSQLLNLVEFPVAKTLTDAATRDEIQQMLDQYGKIVVKPVFYGGIGKKGKAGLVRIVDNLLDAMEAKRELYFARHTVDGKTYVANGVTFEEYIESDMELYFGISVSTWERKPVFTISTQGGVDVESVPPEKKKVIWIDPFIGIKSFDITNALGDIGCPEKYISPLVQTLPLLWQLYDNYGFVNLEINPIRMKKEGNKLTPVACDLKAAFDQDNPAWRRTGLSPLIFQTDVTPFEAEINRLRTYQGQSDVLELNPNGTIIPFMFGGGANSAATETLGTKAIFSSDFGGNPPYDKMYGISRIIFKYWYDQANVLLIIGGKANNTDIYVTFKGIFDALRDHIALHGKRPIYTVIGRGGPNLIRGMFYGKDILDRLKLPYKMFGYDSSMIGVLEYAKQIDDWWGSVGRAEYEAKFAKS
- a CDS encoding S9 family peptidase, with the protein product MNVRLVFLMIWVVAVLGWAAEPFSPQDVLDLVYPVEAVLSPDGRHVAYTTAVSRKPDEPAGSAYRELHLVSLQTGQAKPFITGKVNVSAVQWSPDGRLISFLDKRGEKYTQVWAIPVDGGEARQLTFADANVRAYRWRPNSREIAYVAETPESKKEKQLKEKGYDFIFFEENLKDRNLYLITAGEKSEPRQLTTGMSVWDLEFSPDGAVIAAAASPRNLVDDSYMFKRIYLIDARTAESRLLYDPQRKLGNLSFSPDGKKLAFSAALSQSDHAVSQAFVIDTAGGGPVNLTPKNFRGHVEQVFWQDDKTVLFTAAEGVWTTLSAVAAAGGPRRIVYDAQKTGVVFTDISVGRNKAALLGSTPTCAGDVFLFDYKKGLKQMTDLNPWLKERQLGEQIVVRYPARDGVEIEGLLLYPVGYRSGERYPLVVVVHGGPEANFINGFTQLTRYFIAGQVLAGRGYFVFYPNYRASTGYGVEFAAAGYGNAAGVEFDDIADGIDWLAAQGLVDPERVGLGGGSYGGYAAAWFASYYTAKVRAVCMFVGISDLISKRLTTDIPYEELYVHSGRPLEEMWQFSLQRSPIYYAHQSRTAVLIVGGAEDTRVHPSQSLEFYRALKMNGHPAVRWVLYPNEGHGNSRQPGRIDLLHRHLQWFDWYVKDKKPLDGPLPPLDISECYGLELNE